The stretch of DNA TCCTTTGTCATAATTCCGTTTAACAGCACTCCAAGCAACGCGAAAAGCAATTTCTTCTTGATGATATTCATCTAAGGCGTGATTAAAGGCAGCCCGAAAAATTTCTTGAGCGTGCTCTGGTAAATGGGATTTGACAGAATCCGGTAACTCTTCTAAATTTTGATAGGGCATAAATCCCCCTTCAACTTGTTAAAATTAACAGAATTTACCACCAAATTCGATTTCCATTTTCATCCATCCTCGCCTGACGAATTACATCAGAAATCTCTTCCGCATCTCTAACATGATGAAGAGCTTTTCTTTCCCCATCGGGATATTCAACCATAAAATAAGTCGGAACAACAATATGATCTCCGGTAATATCTGGAGCATCTACCGCAACTTGTTTCGCTTTTTCTGCTAAGGTTTTAGAGTTATCAATCCGGTCTCCAGGGTTAGCCGTGAGTGTTTTGCCATTTTTTTCTAACTCTTCCTTTTGCCAACGTTTTTGTTGAGGATCAACTTCCTGGGGACTCATCGGTTGTTCAAATTCTTTTAAATTCGCTCTAGGTTCAGAATCACGATTCATTTTAAATCTCCTGATTTTAAGGCTTTTTTAACTATTTATACTTTAATCAATTCAAGATCTAACCTTCATCTTTCGTGGGGAATAACCTATACAAGTTCTACAATTACTGTTATAAAGTTGAGGCTGATTTTTCCTATTTTAATTCATAATAAACTATCTAATTATATGAAATCCCATTATGAACGCTACAGATGATCCCCCCAACCCCCCTGTAGAGACGTTGCATGCAACGTCTCTACAGGGGGATTTGTAGCCAACATTTAGGGATTTCATATTATTTCCAATAAATTGTAATATTTTATTGTAGAGGCTGGGTTTTTAATCCTAAGTAAAGATGGGGTTGGAAGGGACACCACCCCTACAGTTTTTTTGAATGATTGAGGATTTCTCTTTAACTTCCTAATACCGAATTGGTAATGGATTTAAGCGATTGATAAGCTTCAGTCAAAGTTTGAGAAACGGGTTGTTGATGGTGTAAAAATACCCTGGCACAATTGCGACCCGGTAAGCCAGAAATTGAGCCGCCTGGATGGGTTCCGGCTCCCGTTAAAAATAGCCCTTTAATGGGAGTGTGATAATTTGCGATTTCTGGTAAAGGACGGAAGAAGATCATTTGTTCTAAGGTCATATCAATATGATAGTAATTCCCATTCAAAGCTCCTAATCTTTCTCCTAATTCTGCTGGACTTTCAACTCGACGAGCAATAATCGATTGTTTTAAATTCGGGGAATAGTCCGCTAATTTATCTAAAACTCGATCTGCTACTTTATGTTTTAATTCATCTGTCCAACCTGTTCCTTTTAATCCTGTACCTTCGGCTCCAGCGATTTGATAAGGGGCAAAAAATTCAATCCACAGGGTATGTTTTCCTTCAGGTGCCATCGTTGGATCAAGCATTGTTGGAACCACAACATACATCGAAGGATCAGCATCAGGAATTTTGCCTAAAGTAGTATCATGGTGAGCAATTTCCACCTGTTTAACCGAGTCCGCAATTAATACAGAACCTATCAAATATTCATCTCGATGATCATGATGTTCAAACCGCAAAGGTTCCGATAATGCACAATCAATTTTGAGAATTGTTTCATTATTATTAACAATTCGCCGTTCTAACCGTTCTCGCAATTCAGAATCGGCATCATCGACATCCGCAGCATCCATTAAATGCAGAAATAATCGTTTCGCATCAATATTAGAAATTACTCCTTTATTAGCTCGATATTCTTTGCCATTGGCAACTCTAACTCCAATGGCTTTTCCATCATCAACTAATACTTTTTCAACGTGTTGATCCGTTAAAATTTCACCGCCATGAGCTTGAATTAAATTTAATAAAGCTTGAACTAATGCTCCTGTTCCTCCTTTCGGTCTAGCCATTCCTGGATGGTGTCGCATGGTCATCATCATCGCACCAACGGCGAGATTTTTTTGTGACGGTGGCGTTCCTAATTCTGATGCTAACCGAGCTAAAGGTGCTTTGAGAAATTCCTCATCAAACCATTCATTTAATAAGTCCTCAGCACTGCTTAACATGGTTCGAGCAAAATCGAGGGCTTTTTCCGGGGAACCCAAAACAGAAAACAAATCTTTCAGTTTACTAATATTGTAGTTTCCAGCAATATCAATAACAGATTGAGGGGGAGCGCTAAAAATGGGAATTGCAGCATTAATAAACCGTTGCCAAAATCCGACAAAATCTCGATATTTAGCGGCATCTCTGGCATTATATCGTCCAATTTCAGCACAGGTTTCTTCAATGGATTTATGGGCTAAAAAGTATTTACCATCAGGATGAGGACAAAATACAATCGGATCACAAAATAAATATTCTAATCCATATTTATGCAGTTCTAATTCCTCTACTACTGGCCCTAAATGAATAAATTCATGATCAATCGCACACAGATTAAATTTAAACCCCGGAGCTTCTTGAGGAAGGGCTTCTTCTGTCGTAGCAGCCCCCCCAGGAACAGAACGTTTTTCGAGTAATAAAACACTGTATCCTGCTTTTAAAAGATAGGAAGCACAAGTTAAACCGTTGTGACCTGCTCCAATGATAATAACGTCGTAACTGTCCATAATTGTTGCTTTTTTTGAATTAGTTTAATGAAAACTTTAGGGCGCATTAGGAGTTTTTATAATGCACCCTAGCTAGAATTTTTTTAAGCTTGGTGAGGATTTCCATCTCCGATAACAGCAATTTTATGGCGATAGACTAATTCACCACCATACCATCCTGTAATTCCTAAAAGTCCAGCCACAACTAAAGACAGAATAATTCCCCAAGGAGCAATACTATCAATAACATTATCCCACCGTAAAAATAAACTAATTCCTGATAATACTAACGCAGTAATATTACCGACCATGTGAATCCATCCCGCTTTATGTTCTCGGACTCGATGAATTTTAAAGAAATCTAACATTCCTGTTAATCCAGCTAAAATTCCAGTTAAAATTCCACCTACAATTAACCAAAATGATGCGGTTGCCCAAAATGAGGAATTGGTTAATAAAAATAGAATATCTGTCAATAAAGCTGTTGTTAAAAAAGCAACGGGAAAGGTAACAATTAAAGGATGCAGAGGATGTCCTAAAATTGCAACACTACTGGGAATACCACTATCATAATATTCCCGTTCGTTGCCTTCAATTAAAGGTTCTAAATGAGTAATGCGGGTCATGAGTTGATCTCCAATGGTAAATGTAGGTAAATGTCTGAGGTTGAGCATAAACTTCAACCAAAACTAACTAGCTGATGGAAAAGATTCAACATCGGCTTCTGCTAACAAGGTGATTTTTTGAGGCTCTAAATTTAAGCGTTGAATGCGAAGATTTACCCCTTTCAAGTTAAAATTATCTAAATTTAAGAGTTCGCTAGATTCATCAATTAACGCCTGAGTTAATTCAGGAGAAACATTTCCTCCTTGAGAATATTGAATATCCTTGAGTTGAATCGTTTTGCGATCTGAACTGACCTCCGGTAAAGCTGTAAATGCAATTTTTGAGGATTCTCCCTTGGGGTGTGAAATCAGATAAGCTTGGAGAAAAAATCGACCATCTCCAGGGAGTTTGAATTCAACCGCTTGAGTATCAATAATGTTCTGATTTCCCTCAACTGCAATTTCTAAACCTTGCAGTTTTTTGAGAATATAATCAGAATTAAAAGCCCGATTAATATCGGCTTCTGTTAACACAACTTCAGCCGTTGCTTGGGTCGGATGTTTAAGTTCAATTTGTCCGAAAGCAACACTCAGGGGATTAATAGAAATTTCAGAAGTTTTCATTTCCATTTTTTCCATTCTCAAGTCGCTTTTCATCACCATTCCTGTTCCTGAAATTGTGGCGGAGTCAACTTGACCCTGAACTAACTTAATCGGATCAGTATTAACATTGACATCCAGTTCTTCAACTTCATCTAATTGACTAGCTAGAGTCATTTCTGCTAGTTTGCTTAAGGCTTGTTCTCCTAAATCATCGTGTTTCTGACTCACTCAAATTATCCTCAGTCTGGGTTGAGGATATTGTATGGAATTGGAGCCAACTGTTAATCTATATTTAGGTAGAGAACCGGATTAAGTTTATGCTTCCTGATGGAGAAATATCGAGATATTTTTCATAATCTATTCCTGAAGAAAGAGGAGAACAATATTGTTTTTGATAATAGTAGTTTTAGTAATGCTTATTTTTTGGGAGAATAAAAAAATGCCTCATCAAAATCATAAATCTGGACTTGAAATTGTCCTACAATGTGCAGTTGAGTGTGAACACTGTGCCGATGAATGTATCGGAAATATGCCAGAATGCGCTCGTTTATGCCGAGATTGTTCTCAACTCTGTTGGGCAATTGCAGGGTTTATGAGTCGCGGTTCCCGCTTTATTGCGCCTCTGTGTCGGACTTGTTTAGAAATTTGTGAAGCTTGCGCTAAAGAATGTCAAAAACACAATAACACTCACTGTCAAAACTGTGCTAAAGCTTGCCAAAATGTGGCTGAAGAATACCGCAAAATTGCAATGGTGGGTGCTGCGATTTAAGGTTGTCTTTTAATCATAATAACGAAATCTCTAGCTATTCTCTAACTCTGTTTCCAAATTTTAATGCTTCCATCTCCATGACTACTGGCGAAAGTATGACCATCGGGGGTAATAAAAGTAACGGAATAAATCGCGCCACCTTGAGGGTTTAAACTCTCGATTAATTCTCCGGTGTGTAAATTCCAGATATTAATCGTTTGATCAGAGCTACCACTGGCTATTCTATTACCATCAGGACTAATTGCAACGGTATAAACGCAATTTTTATGGTGATTTAACGTGCGAATCAGTTGACCTTTTTGCAGATTCCAAATAAACAGTTTACCATCATCGCTACTCGTGACAATAAATTGATTATCGGGACTAATGGCTAAAGATCGGATATAAAATCGTTGAACTAAAGTTCGGCAAATTTTCATATTTCTCAAGTCCCAAATCATCACTTTTCTATCCCTTCCGCCACTAACAATAAAATCCCAATTAGAAGTCATATCGACACAATCAACAGCCCCAGAATGTTTATAAAGGGTTCTGAGGTTTTCTCCGGTGGCGACTTTCCATAACTGCACGGTATAATCCCAACAGCCACTAATTAAGTTTTCGCCATCGGGAGTAAATTTTAAACTGGTAATATAATGAGAATGAACTTTAATAGTTTTGATTAATGCTCCGGTTTGTAAATTCCAAAGTTTTATAGTATTATCACAACTCCCACTGGCTATTATAGAAGAATTGGGACTAATAGCAACGGCATAAATATGATCGTGATGTCCAGTAAAGGTGTGTAACAATTCTCCGGTTTGAGGATTTAAAACTTTAACACTTTTATCTTTACTTCCGGTGACTAAAATTTGACCGTTGGTGCTGATAGTACAGCAAAAAATATTAGCGGAATGGAGTTTTAGAGTTTGGATACAATTCCATTTTTCGACGGTTGAGAGAGGTTCATTAATTTTTTGAACATCTCGAATCATCAAATTAATTTCTTGAACTGCATTAATATTCCCTTGTTTAGAATATAAATCGGAAGCATCTAATAAATTATCAATAGCTGCCTGTTTTTGACCTATTTTAAAGTAAGCTATTCCGCGATAACGATAAGCATCTGCATAAGTAGGTTGTAGTTGTAATGCTTTCGTATAATTTTTAATGGCGGTTTGATAATCTCCCTGTTGTTCAGCACAATTTAACCCAGATTCTAGGTAAAAATCGGGATTATTGGTTAAGCCTTTTAAGAAATTCCTTAGACCGTCGCCATAATGTAAGTCATTAATCTGCAATTTAACAATACTGTGATTTTGATAATATTCTAAAGGGATTTCTTTTTGTTCAATGCGTTTCTGAAGTAAACGAGCGGGAAGAAACCCAGCAATAATAGCAGAATATTCGGATTTAAACTCATCAAATTTAACAATAGTCTGAGAATTAGAATAAATTAAGATACAAACAATAGCTTGATTTTTAGTAATTTCTTCCCAACTTACCCACCATTGCGCCATTGTTGGAGAACTATAGCGAGTTTTCACTTGAATTCCAATCGAATAATCCGTACTAATACGGAGATCAATCAGACCATCGCCAGTTTCTGGGATAATTTCATAGTTAATATTACCGACCAAATCTCCTAAATATTTCTTAACGATTTCTTCTCCCAGTTTTCCCATCATCGTATTTCTGAAAACCACTTGCGGGTCAACTTTCCGATATTTTCTAACCATATCCCAAGCGTGTTGACGAATGGGGTTTAAGTCCTGACCCGAAAGGGTTTTAATCTCTCCATAAATTCCCGGTCTTTCATAACAGAGTAAACTATTTAATCCATTTTTGAGACGATGAATAAACTCGGCTTGTTTGTCTTTGAGATAATCATTTAGGTACATAGGTCTTGTGATTCCCTCTGAATTGGTGCAATCCCTGGTTTTATTTTATAGTGATAGGGAGGATAAAGTGATAATAAATATAATAGCCACACCCTACAAAGTTTTGATCCAGGTTCTAAATTGTTTCATAGTGGCATTTCGTCCTGATGTTTGAATTTGTTGTAAATATTGAGGAATAATATCGGTTAAGGGTAAATTGGGGAAGGTGGGACTGTATTGCGTTTCTTGATAGTCTCCATTTTGCAAAATATAAATTTTTAAGATCCTGTTTTCAAACCGCCAGAGTTCAGGAACCCCTAACGCAGCATAAATCTGAGGATGGGTGCGGGAAGTAATATCAATTTCTAAGGCTAAATCTGGAGGGGGATCAACGGTTAAATCTAATCGTTTTTTAGTTCTGACTAACGCTTCATGTTGAATATAAAAACAGTTATCGGGTTCTATTCCTTGCTGCATGAGTTGATTTTTGAAAGTCGTAGAACCCAAAGGAAAAAATTCGATATCGAGTTCTTCTAGTAACGCTTTAATTAAATCACTCACTAATTCTTTACTAGATTCGTGTTCAGGTAAGGGAGTCCTAATTTCTAAGGTTTCATTTGCATAAGCAATTCGGGATGAACGATGTTCGCCTAATTCTTCTAATATGGTTTCAAATTCTTGCCAAGTAATATGATTCAAGAACACCGTTTGTCCGGGGGGAACTGTGATCCGATTCAGTGCTAACAACATTGTTAAACCTTCTGTAACAATCAGGATAAATTAAGTTAAGCCTAGTTTAAATTGTAGAATAAATTCCGCCTTTCCTGCCTAAGCGACTTGATGATCCGCAATGGGAATTCCATAAATGCCCCTTTTATGGCAATCTATTAGTTAATAGGAGACACCATTCTGATCGCTGATTGACAGAAATCTATTATTAACTATGCAAACTTTACCTGTTCCAACTCAACCGACATCCGATCAAACTCCGGTGGATACGATGATTCACCGCCGCAAGACTCGCCCTGTCCAGGTGGGAACTGTTACCATTGGGGGGGGTCATCCGGTTGTTGTCCAATCGATGATTAATGAAGATACGATGGATATTGATGGGGCGACGGCTGCGGTACGTCGTTTACATGAAATCGGGTGTGAAATTGTGCGGGTGACAGTTCCCAGTGTGGGTCATGCGACGGCTGTTGGTAAAATTAAACAGAAATTAGCCGAAACGTATCAACCTGTTCCCTTAGTGGCGGATGTTCATCATAATGGCATGAAAATCGCCCTGGAAGTGGCAAAATATGTGGATAAAGTGCGAATTAATCCAGGGTTATATGTATTTGAAAAACCCAAAAGCGATCGCACCGAATATACTCAATCTGAATTTGATGAAATTGGCGATAAAATTAGGCAAACCTTAGAACCTTTAGTGGTTTCTTTGCGTGATCAAGGAAAAGCCATGCGAATTGGGGTAAATCATGGTTCTTTAGCCGAAAGAATGTTATTTACCTATGGCGATACTCCAGAAGGCATGGTAGAATCGGCGTTAGAATTTATTAAAATTTGTGAATCTTTGGATTTTCAAAATATTGTGATTTCCCTCAAAGCCTCACGGGTTCCGGTGATGGTAGCAGCGAACCGTTTAATGGTCAAACGGATGGATGAATTAGGCATGGATTATCCCTTACATTTAGGGGTGACAGAAGCCGGAGATGGAGAATATGGTCGGATTAAATCAACGGCTGGAATTGGTACGTTATTAGCCGGGGGAATTGGGGATACGATTCGAGTTTCTTTAACCGAAGCGCCTGAAAAAGAAATTCCCGTTTGTTATAGTATTCTGCAAGCTTTAGGACTGCGGAAAACGATGGTGGAATATGTCGCTTGTCCGTCCTGCGGTCGTACTTTATTTAACTTAGAAGAAGTCTTACATCAAGTCCGCGAAGCCACAAAACATTTAACAGGTTTAGATATTGCGGTGATGGGATGTATTGTCAATGGCCCCGGAGAAATGGCGGATGCAGACTATGGTTATGTGGGTAAACAACCGGGTTTTATTTCTCTTTATCGCGGTCGAGAAGAGATTAAAAAAGTCCCTGAAACTCAAGGGGTAGAAGAATTAATTAACTTAATTAAAGCGGATGGCCGTTGGGTTGATCCTTAAGGGTCGTGTTAACGGTTGGCTATCAACAGTCCACCGTTAACAATCAACACCCGAAATCTGAAACCTATGCTAAATTGGGCGTATTGATATTGAAATTTATATTTTCTGGTTCAGCAAACAGATGGTTATTTCAAGAAGTGGGCTTGTTCTTGGTGCAACGGCAGTGATGTTAACGGCTGTGGCGGTT from Planktothrix sp. FACHB-1365 encodes:
- a CDS encoding DUF2231 domain-containing protein codes for the protein MLNLRHLPTFTIGDQLMTRITHLEPLIEGNEREYYDSGIPSSVAILGHPLHPLIVTFPVAFLTTALLTDILFLLTNSSFWATASFWLIVGGILTGILAGLTGMLDFFKIHRVREHKAGWIHMVGNITALVLSGISLFLRWDNVIDSIAPWGIILSLVVAGLLGITGWYGGELVYRHKIAVIGDGNPHQA
- the crtO gene encoding beta-carotene ketolase CrtO — its product is MDSYDVIIIGAGHNGLTCASYLLKAGYSVLLLEKRSVPGGAATTEEALPQEAPGFKFNLCAIDHEFIHLGPVVEELELHKYGLEYLFCDPIVFCPHPDGKYFLAHKSIEETCAEIGRYNARDAAKYRDFVGFWQRFINAAIPIFSAPPQSVIDIAGNYNISKLKDLFSVLGSPEKALDFARTMLSSAEDLLNEWFDEEFLKAPLARLASELGTPPSQKNLAVGAMMMTMRHHPGMARPKGGTGALVQALLNLIQAHGGEILTDQHVEKVLVDDGKAIGVRVANGKEYRANKGVISNIDAKRLFLHLMDAADVDDADSELRERLERRIVNNNETILKIDCALSEPLRFEHHDHRDEYLIGSVLIADSVKQVEIAHHDTTLGKIPDADPSMYVVVPTMLDPTMAPEGKHTLWIEFFAPYQIAGAEGTGLKGTGWTDELKHKVADRVLDKLADYSPNLKQSIIARRVESPAELGERLGALNGNYYHIDMTLEQMIFFRPLPEIANYHTPIKGLFLTGAGTHPGGSISGLPGRNCARVFLHHQQPVSQTLTEAYQSLKSITNSVLGS
- a CDS encoding LmeA family phospholipid-binding protein, which produces MSQKHDDLGEQALSKLAEMTLASQLDEVEELDVNVNTDPIKLVQGQVDSATISGTGMVMKSDLRMEKMEMKTSEISINPLSVAFGQIELKHPTQATAEVVLTEADINRAFNSDYILKKLQGLEIAVEGNQNIIDTQAVEFKLPGDGRFFLQAYLISHPKGESSKIAFTALPEVSSDRKTIQLKDIQYSQGGNVSPELTQALIDESSELLNLDNFNLKGVNLRIQRLNLEPQKITLLAEADVESFPSAS
- a CDS encoding ChaB family protein, with the translated sequence MPYQNLEELPDSVKSHLPEHAQEIFRAAFNHALDEYHQEEIAFRVAWSAVKRNYDKGEDGNWHEK
- a CDS encoding four-helix bundle copper-binding protein, with the protein product MPHQNHKSGLEIVLQCAVECEHCADECIGNMPECARLCRDCSQLCWAIAGFMSRGSRFIAPLCRTCLEICEACAKECQKHNNTHCQNCAKACQNVAEEYRKIAMVGAAI
- a CDS encoding tetratricopeptide repeat protein codes for the protein MYLNDYLKDKQAEFIHRLKNGLNSLLCYERPGIYGEIKTLSGQDLNPIRQHAWDMVRKYRKVDPQVVFRNTMMGKLGEEIVKKYLGDLVGNINYEIIPETGDGLIDLRISTDYSIGIQVKTRYSSPTMAQWWVSWEEITKNQAIVCILIYSNSQTIVKFDEFKSEYSAIIAGFLPARLLQKRIEQKEIPLEYYQNHSIVKLQINDLHYGDGLRNFLKGLTNNPDFYLESGLNCAEQQGDYQTAIKNYTKALQLQPTYADAYRYRGIAYFKIGQKQAAIDNLLDASDLYSKQGNINAVQEINLMIRDVQKINEPLSTVEKWNCIQTLKLHSANIFCCTISTNGQILVTGSKDKSVKVLNPQTGELLHTFTGHHDHIYAVAISPNSSIIASGSCDNTIKLWNLQTGALIKTIKVHSHYITSLKFTPDGENLISGCWDYTVQLWKVATGENLRTLYKHSGAVDCVDMTSNWDFIVSGGRDRKVMIWDLRNMKICRTLVQRFYIRSLAISPDNQFIVTSSDDGKLFIWNLQKGQLIRTLNHHKNCVYTVAISPDGNRIASGSSDQTINIWNLHTGELIESLNPQGGAIYSVTFITPDGHTFASSHGDGSIKIWKQS
- a CDS encoding Uma2 family endonuclease, which codes for MLLALNRITVPPGQTVFLNHITWQEFETILEELGEHRSSRIAYANETLEIRTPLPEHESSKELVSDLIKALLEELDIEFFPLGSTTFKNQLMQQGIEPDNCFYIQHEALVRTKKRLDLTVDPPPDLALEIDITSRTHPQIYAALGVPELWRFENRILKIYILQNGDYQETQYSPTFPNLPLTDIIPQYLQQIQTSGRNATMKQFRTWIKTL
- the ispG gene encoding (E)-4-hydroxy-3-methylbut-2-enyl-diphosphate synthase → MQTLPVPTQPTSDQTPVDTMIHRRKTRPVQVGTVTIGGGHPVVVQSMINEDTMDIDGATAAVRRLHEIGCEIVRVTVPSVGHATAVGKIKQKLAETYQPVPLVADVHHNGMKIALEVAKYVDKVRINPGLYVFEKPKSDRTEYTQSEFDEIGDKIRQTLEPLVVSLRDQGKAMRIGVNHGSLAERMLFTYGDTPEGMVESALEFIKICESLDFQNIVISLKASRVPVMVAANRLMVKRMDELGMDYPLHLGVTEAGDGEYGRIKSTAGIGTLLAGGIGDTIRVSLTEAPEKEIPVCYSILQALGLRKTMVEYVACPSCGRTLFNLEEVLHQVREATKHLTGLDIAVMGCIVNGPGEMADADYGYVGKQPGFISLYRGREEIKKVPETQGVEELINLIKADGRWVDP